From the Panulirus ornatus isolate Po-2019 chromosome 46, ASM3632096v1, whole genome shotgun sequence genome, one window contains:
- the LOC139763126 gene encoding uncharacterized protein encodes MFDTITKVSALWPKLLSPRARDDPLFFPINNFHYHSLCTCWKWKMISTDPSEGSGIPVVHIRIVCDGGCSRHSCDFCQKSFHSASDLDEHVNFSHSSLDIQDVYVCPSCKCCLLSHSDLQDHLSARHQMPMDVREESTLCEFCGLNLTSKECLVNHTVLRHYSKMPGALLGDLGIVELSLKDISSMGMGDPDCKTLFQVIEVSLAKDVAKVSPSKTGIDKESSTNDAAVENVSEGITTQSYEDISHQQSEHCHSISPFKSELSDENFVKNRDSMKEIVSEEDVQDECDSHLEIIICSDVDEKSVVSSSPGEIILTVESEEELVWNKDVMSQVICSSGILERTQRNLNTQRGDPGVQHSTLQQSNNIFDGDYSLKGSSANKGKVQKCSIKSHDLGMANEEDTLIICDQEMNVAKTNVIKTTGTHGGTHPNLYSPVTVKSDLGKTLKTTNDHRRLLKGKVCRICGVVFRQLGDLQQHEHNFHGIRIKCDLCDDTFVFSKSLRNHHLRKHSSVASFQCKDCNKFFKCRSNLWSHRLTHLSQEMHRFQCPQCPQRFTTKSKLNVHLQSHTGEKRFQCEECGKGFVYQGLLLRHMKKHIPETDNRFLKERCKSSYVVEMGGRCAS; translated from the exons ATGTTTGACACCATAACAAAGGTCTCGGCTCTCTGGCCTAAGCTACTGTCACCTAGAGCAAGAGACGACCCTCTCTTTTTTCCAAttaataattttcattatcattcactgTGTACTTGCTGGAAGTGGAAGATGATATCCACTGATCCGAGCGAAG GTTCGGGCATTCCAGTTGTTCACATCCGCATAGTATGTGATGGTGGCTGCTCCAGACATTCATGTGACTTCTGTCAGAAGAGCTTTCATTCTGCTTCTGATCTCGATGAACATGTGAATTTCAGCCATTCTTCTTTAGATATACAAGATGTGTATGTCTGTCCTAGCTGTAAATGTTGTCTTCTGAGCCACAGTGATCTGCAGGATCATCTCTCTGCTCGGCATCAA ATGCCGATGGATGTAAGGGAAGAGTCTACGTTGTGTGAATTTTGTGGTTTGAATTTAACCAGTAAAGAATGTCTCGTGAATCACACTGTGTTAAGGCATTATTCTAAGATGCCTGGAGCACTTCTGGGGGATCTTGGAATTGTTGAACTGAGCCTCAAAGATATTTCCAGTATGGGGATGGGAGACCCTGATTGTAAGACTCTTTTCCAAGTAATTGAAGTTTCCTTGGCAAAAGATGTAGCAAAAGTATCCCCATCAAAGACAGGAATTGATAAAGAAAGTTCCACAAATGATGCTGCTGTAGAAAATGTAAGTGAAGGTATTACTACTCAGTCATATGAAGATATTTCACACCAGCAAAGTGAACATTGTCATAGTATTTCTCCTTTCAAAAGTGAATTATCAGATGAGAATTTTGTGAAAAATCGTGACTCTATGAAggagattgttagtgaagaagATGTGCAAGATGAATGTGACTCTCATCTAGAAATTATTATATGCAGTGACGTAGATGAGAAGTCAGTTGTTTCATCATCACCAGGTGAAATCATATTAACAGTGGAAAGTGAAGAGGAATTAGTGTGGAACAAAGATGTCATGTCACAAGTTATATGCTCAAGTGGAATTCTAGAAAGGACACAAAGGAACCTTAATACACAGAGGGGGGATCCAGGTGTTCAGCACAGTACATTGCAGCAGTCAAATAACATTTTTGATGGGGATTATTCACTTAAAGGGTCAAGTGCAAATAAAGGGAAGGTACAGAAATGCTCTATTAAGTCACATGACCTTGGTATGGCCAATGAAGAGGATACCCTAATTATTTGTGATCAAGAAATGAATGTTGCTAAAACCAATGTGATAAAAACCACTGGTACTCATGGTGGTACTCATCCAAATTTATATTCTCCAGTGACAG TGAAAAGTGATTTAGGGAAAACTCTAAAGACCACAAATGACCATAGAAGGCTGTTGAAAGGAAAGGTGTGCAGAATATGTGGTGTAGTCTTTAGACAGCTT GGTGACCTTCAGCAGCATGAGCACAATTTCCATGGCATACGGATCAAGTGTGACCTCTGTGATGACACTTTTGTTTTCTCAAAGTCATTACGCAACCACCATTTACGGAAACATTCTAGCGTTGCTAGTTTCCAGTGTAAA GACTGTAATAAATTTTTCAAGTGTAGAAGTAATCTTTGGTCACATCGTCTGACCCATTTAAGCCAAGAAATGCATAGATTCCAGTGCCCTCAGTGCCCTCAGCGATTTACAACTAAATCCAAATTAAACGTCCACCTGCAAAGTCACACAG GAGAAAAAAGATTTCAgtgtgaagaatgtgggaaaggcTTTGTTTATCAAGGTTTGTTGCTGCGTCATATGAAGAAACACATTCCAGAGACAGATAACAGATTCCTCAAGGAG AGATGTAAAAGTTCATACGTTGTTGAGATGGGTGGAAGATGTGCTTCATAA